A segment of the Brevibacterium zhoupengii genome:
GACGTGCTCAAGGAAGGCGAGCGTGTCCTGCTCGTCGACGACGTCCTTGCCACCGGCGGAACGCTGACTGCTGCGCAATCACTGGTCAAGGACCTCGGCGCCGAGGTGGTCGGCTCAGCCGTGGTCCTCGAACTCGTCGACCTCGGCGGTCGGACGCTCACCGGAGACGTGCACGCACTCTTCACCGGCTGAGGTCGGCTGCACCGACCCCAGTTGCGCACTCATCCCAGTTCGAGAAGTTGGTCCCCCGCACTCACAGCACCCTCGGCAGTCACTGTCAGCGACTCGGCCTCAGCCTCGAGCACGACGACCGGCACGACGAGAGATCGCCCTGAGTTGCGGGCAGGCTCGGTGTCCCAGGTGATGAGCCGATCTCCCGCGTTCACCGTCTGCCCCGCCTCGACGTGAAGGGTGAAGCCCTCCCCCTTCAGCTCGACGGTGTCGATACCCAGATGGACGAGCACCCCCTGATCGGACTCGGTGGCGATGACGAAGGCATGAGGCTTGAGTGAGCTGAGAGTGCCAGACACCGGAGCCACTGCCGTGACGGTCGACGAGCTCCCGGGATCGATCGCCGTTCCAGGGCCCACGAGCGCCTCGGCGAACACTGGGTCTGGAACATCTGCAAGTGGAATGACGGTGCCACTCACCGGTGAGGAGATCGTGCGCGTCATGATGGGTTTCCTGCCTTTCTTCGACGGGGTGCCAAGCGGCGGTGGGATGTGCCGACGGCATCTCGTGCCCGAGCCCCGCAGCGTTGGAATACAAGAGTGAAGAGAACATCGACGATGAAGAGCTGACCCGTTCGCGAACTCATCGCAGCCGAACGCATGCCCGATTCCCGGGCGGCGACGCCGATGAGAACATGGTCGGCCGAGGTCAGAGTGCTGCGCGGACGAACCGTCAGGGCCACGGTCGGCACCCCGGCTTCCCTGGCGGCAGCGAGAGGTTCGATGATGTCGGTGGTCTCTCCAGAGGCGGAGATGACGACCAGCAGCTCATCTGGTTCCATGAGCACGGTCAATGTCATCGCCATGTGACCTTCGGTGACGGCACGGGCGGTGAGACCGATCCGCTCCAGTTTCGTCGACAGATCCTCAGCGACGAGCCCCGAGGCTCCGATACCGGCGATGACGATCCGCCGTGCCGCGACGATCGCATCGGCTGTGGCTTCGAGTGCGGCGACGTCGAGGTTGGCCGCGGTATCGGCGAGCGCCTGCCGCTCCTCGGCCGCAAGCTTGGCCACGACCACGACGGGATCATCACCGACACTGATATCGGCAGGCAGCCCGCTGGGACGACTCACTTCCTCCTGCGCAGCAGCCGCGGCAAGCAGGGTGCGAAACTCCCGGTAGCCGCTGCAGCCGGCAGCCTGGGCGAGTCGGATCACCGAGGCCTCGGAAGCCTGAG
Coding sequences within it:
- a CDS encoding PTS sugar transporter subunit IIA — protein: MTRTISSPVSGTVIPLADVPDPVFAEALVGPGTAIDPGSSSTVTAVAPVSGTLSSLKPHAFVIATESDQGVLVHLGIDTVELKGEGFTLHVEAGQTVNAGDRLITWDTEPARNSGRSLVVPVVVLEAEAESLTVTAEGAVSAGDQLLELG
- a CDS encoding MurR/RpiR family transcriptional regulator, coding for MGAVRGRAGTTAITSAASASVLARLRSLVPTLSRGPAAVGRTVLDDPRLAVPMTVQQLAAHSQASEASVIRLAQAAGCSGYREFRTLLAAAAAQEEVSRPSGLPADISVGDDPVVVVAKLAAEERQALADTAANLDVAALEATADAIVAARRIVIAGIGASGLVAEDLSTKLERIGLTARAVTEGHMAMTLTVLMEPDELLVVISASGETTDIIEPLAAAREAGVPTVALTVRPRSTLTSADHVLIGVAARESGMRSAAMSSRTGQLFIVDVLFTLVFQRCGARARDAVGTSHRRLAPRRRKAGNPS